The following proteins are co-located in the Triticum aestivum cultivar Chinese Spring chromosome 1A, IWGSC CS RefSeq v2.1, whole genome shotgun sequence genome:
- the LOC123114369 gene encoding GDSL esterase/lipase At5g03610, producing MKVTAFLPGVCGLALLLLLPLHAAGVESRGPLGGYHWYTMFMFGDSFADTGNLPRTSCRSSLSRQWHYPYGTFNGSRSGNPLGRFSNYLVQPDIIARMLGRLVGPPAYKRMVKHYCDPSGMSFAVGGSGVFEVPENLTTLSKQIDNFERLIKDRTISKWHLADSVALVAISGNDYSRINSSDVGNMIALIRKVTTEITANVQRLQKLGVKKILVNQLHPVGCTPWLTRPTNYTVCDSRANMGVDLHNGHLSINLRKSKNVHILDLATAFSNIVNPAPGKGSRLAKRFEHKLTPCCESFDPEGYCGQLSKNSERLYTVCKNPDQYFYWDSVHPTQAGWEAVMKQLQKPMLKFLTKEH from the exons ATGAAGGTCACGGCGTTTCTTCCCGGCGTCTGCggcctcgctctcctcctcctcctccccttgcatG CCGCTGGCGTGGAGTCTCGAGGACCTCTGGGCGGCTACCACTGGTACACCATGTTCATGTTCGGCGATTCGTTCGCGGACACCGGCAACCTCCCCAGAACGAGCTGCAGGAGCTCCTTGTCGCGTCAATGGCACTACCCCTACGGCACCTTTAATGGAAGTCGAAGTGGCAACCCGCTCGGCCGCTTCTCCAATTACTTGGTTCAGCCCGATATCATCG CGAGGATGTTAGGGCGCCTCGTAGGCCCTCCGGCGTACAAGCGCATGGTGAAGCACTACTGTGACCCGTCCGGCATGAGCTTCGCCGTCGGCGGCTCAGGCGTGTTCGAGGTCCCGGAGAACCTGACGACCCTCTCCAAGCAAATCGACAACTTCGAGAGGCTGATCAAGGATCGAACCATCTCCAAATGGCACCTCGCCGACTCCGTGGCGCTCGTCGCCATCTCCGGCAACGACTACTCGCGCATCAACTCCAGCGACGTCGGCAAC ATGATCGCTCTCATCAGGAAGGTGACGACCGAGATCACGGCGAACGTGCAGCGGCTGCAGAAGCTCGGGGTGAAGAAGATCCTGGTGAACCAGCTGCACCCCGTCGGCTGCACGCCGTGGCTCACCAGGCCGACCAACTACACCGTCTGCGACTCGCGGGCCAACATGGGCGTGGACCTCCACAACGGCCACCTGAGCATAAATTTGCGCAAGTCCAAGAACGTCCATATCCTCGACCTCGCCACCGCCTTCTCCAACATCGTCAATCCAGCCCCCG GTAAAGGCTCGAGGCTGGCCAAGAGGTTCGAGCACAAGCTGACGCCGTGCTGCGAGAGCTTTGATCCCGAGGGGTACTGCGGGCAGCTGAGTAAGAACTCGGAGAGGCTTTACACCGTATGCAAGAACCCCGACCAGTACTTCTACTGGGACAGCGTGCACCCTACGCAGGCCGGCTGGGAGGCCGTCATGAAGCAGCTGCAAAAGCCTATGCTCAAGTTCCTAACAAAGGAACACTAA